The following DNA comes from Silurus meridionalis isolate SWU-2019-XX chromosome 14, ASM1480568v1, whole genome shotgun sequence.
CAAGATAAGAAATCATTAGGAACATGTGAACATGTCCATAAGTGAAACGGCTGTTTGCCAAACAAGATATAACCAAATTATGTACTTGGTACACTCATTGACAACAATTGCATTACATCATATTGCATGATAAGATATAAAACTAAGGACAAGGAAATACTAGAATGTAAAAACTCTGTACTTTCTCATTCACACAGTAGGTTTTTCTTATGGTAATTAAAAGATTGTTAAAGCAATCAGGATTTTTTCCTCAACATTTACTTTGAATGCTTTGGTGTGTACACTCACTGTGCACTTCAATAGGAAATCATGTAcacttgtttattaatgtaGTTATCCAATCATTCAATAATAAAGCATCAGCACAATGCAACAAATCGTGCAGACACAGATCGAAATATTCAgctaatgttcacatcaaacattagAATAGGGGAAAAGTGTGATTTTTATGACTTTAAAATGACAGTTGTTGATACCAGGTTCaagtattttagaaactgccTATATGAAAATTTTGCACAAAACAAAGTCTCTAGAACTTAAACAGAGTGGTGCAAAAATACACTGTTAGTGGAGGAGCTGCAGAATGAAATATTTCCCTGCTGATGGGGAAAAGCAGAGACGAATGAGCAGACGGGTTCAACCAGATGTCTATAGTAACTCAAATTAACACTACTTGCAACCAGAAAACATCTCAGTACCCACAtcaaaccttgaggtggatgggctacaacagcaggcAACCACATCACATCCACCCATCAGCCAAAAACAGGAATTTGAGGCTACATGCtgatactgtacacactcaccATTAGTGCACAGATGAAGACTGGACAAAAGTTCCACCTTAAGGGTCATTATTTTATGCAAGCTGAGATGTATTTCTGCTCACCCCGTGTGAGTGAGTTTTATTTACTATGTTCTTTCTTAAAACAGCTCAATTCTTTCTCGTTGTCAAATCAAATGTTAGGGTTAAAAGTTACCTAAAGCTCTTCACGTGTCTGCATGATTTACATGATAAATGTTTAGATTTAcatgaaaaaatttaaatgtaaaacaaataaaagaggaaaattACAAATGAcaattctttattatttctttaaattgcataaagaatattaatatataaaaagtagtGCACTGATAAATATTATTCATAAGAAATATGGCAACAAACATAGAAAATTAAACAAAGTCTTGAACTGAACACATTATGAACACATTATGAACACACAGAAAACTGCCTAATTGCTGTCTGCGTCATCGCTGATAATCCCACGCAAGTTGCTCCAGTCTGTTGCTCTCTTGCGCCCTCTATCTGCATTGCCATCCTCGCTCTCTGAATCGGAGTTTACCACACGTTTGAAGGCTGAGATAGGCGTTGAGCTGCCCTTAACACTGGGCCACGATGCTGCAGTTCGCCGTTTAGGACGACctgaaattcaaaaacaaacttACACAGGTGGCAAAAGAAAAgtatcctaaaaaaaaacactagaaaTTAGAACTGATTTATAGCTGGACCATTCGGtgaagttcaaatgaaaatgaagtGAGGTGTCCAGCATTTGGCTGCAAATACTCATCCCACAGTCATCAATATCTTTCCTGGCTGTGAAATGCCATACCTGAGACATCGCCAATCGTTAAACTGTGTCAGATTTAAGTTTATGCATCAGTGTATGTTTGTGACAACCATACATGGCTACACCACCTTGTTGAGGAGGTTCAATCATGAGCAGttcctttttctcctccacGTGtcctattttatttctttggaacAAGTTCAATCATTCACAAGGCTGTCTACAAAAATTCTTCCATTTTACCTgatattttgtgctttttagaAAGTTATTCTTCAGCCACCTACTTCGATTATATTCAGCCTTAAATTTTAACCATAGTGCCATTAGTGTGTTATTCCTTCACAGCAGTAGGACAGCGCATTGTGAGAAGTTGATTCTTAATCCATGCTTTAAGCAGTTATCCTAAAAGTTTCATTCAAACCATGATGGGACTATTGTGGATCAAAAAAGTGAGTATATTAATGCTATACCCTGAGTGGTAATTATGTTGCTGACGTCCAGTTCTGCCAGCTCCTGAGcttcttctcttttcatccTGGCCTTCTTACACTTCTCTATAGATGGCTGACCTAAATGGCACAAATAATGACAGCTGttatcattatacacacactccacacacaatAAAAGATTTGTATGAGTTAAGAATCACCTTCCACCCCCAGCTCTTCCAGTTCTTTCTTCAGCACTGCTACTTTGGCCTTCACTGAGCGGCAGCCTTCTAATAGCTTTTTATAGTTACGCCGCACACCACAGAGGCCGATGTAGCGCTTAAGTCTCGACACGGCTTTATTCTCATCATCCTGTGAATGAAGAGACAAAAGAGCAGACAGAATGTCAATACATTCCTGATCATGCATTTGTAAACGGTTATCCAGAGTAAGTGCATTGAAAAACTTCCCAAAGGTCGATGAAATATTACAGCACTTGTAATATGCAACGCATTTCCTAACATGTTGGGATgttgtgtgaaatgtaaataaaaacagaatgaaatgacTTGCAAGTCACattaacccatattttattcacaatagaaaaaaataaaaacttaaaaagtttAAGCTGAGGTAACGtatcattttaagaaaaaaaaggcatgttttgaatttgatggttgCGACACATCTAAAAAATGGAGAGGGCAACAAAAGTAAATCTtccaaacaaacagacaaacatttTACGACTAATTAGTTAAATTGTCAACAGGCcagtaacatgattgggtataaaaagggTATCTTAAAGGCtaagatgggcagaggttcatcaaactgcaaaaaaacatgactacaaattgaaaaactatttaaaaataaatgttcctcaacataaaatcgCAGAGACTTTGAATCTCTCATGTTCAAGAATCTGGAAAAATCTCTAGGCAAAGCACAAGGGTGAAAATAACttttggatgcctgtgatctttcGGCCGTCAGGTGGCATTGCAATAAAATCAGGcttgattctgtaatggaaatcactgcatgggctctaACAAATCCAGATGATATTTTCTCTaaacaaagtttttaaaatctttgtaaTTTTAAGAAGCCATATCTGATCCATGATCAAGAAACTCCACCATCTTCTCTGAGCCAaagctaatttaaaatgaactgaggcaaagtggaaaactgttctatgatcagttaaaatgttaaatacttTCTGGAAACCACAGACGCTGtgtcctccggactaaagaggagtgGGACCTTCCAGTTTGTTATCAGTGCTAAGTTCAAAAGCCTGCAACTCTGACAGCATCGATGCTCAcatgtatattaatattttagagCAACATTTACTTCCATCCAAATGACATCTTATTCAGAGAGGGACTTGCATATGTCAGCAAAACAATGCTAAACCTCATACCGCATCTCTTACAACAGTATGGCTTTGTAGTAGAAAGTCCAGGCCTTTcacaattttacaaaaacatttggcacatcatgaaatgaataatacaaagaagaccaaggaggtttgagcagctagaatcatGTATCAGCTTTAATAAGACAACATTCCTCACcgcaaattcaaaattacctgtTTTGTACCTTTaatctgatttaaaatgttctatatGATTTCAATATAGTTTTATCAGATTTGCAAatctttgcattctgtttttatttatctcttACATAGTACCTCACCTTTTTTGGACATAGAGTGTTGAAAACATTACACTTAATATTGTCCTTAAACTGCACACcctatttttttcatttgttgctCAAAAAATGCAACAGCTATAAAATTTGGCATAAAACTGAGAATTTGCTCAATTAAAGAATTGAAAGCCATTTCTTGCCAATTACGTATCTAAagaaaaatagttaaaaaaacaaaaactattaATAAGTACTGAAGACAAATAATGGTGAAGTCTCATTTTTCACCTTTCCTCCTTTGGCCTTGCTCTCACtcatttcactgttttttttcttcgtcaTGTGCTTTTTCTTCGTCTTTTCTTCCTGTTTGGGCTTCGTCTCCACtgcttcttcatcctcttccaaAGAGGgcaaggaagaagaggaggagtccGAGTCATTCACCTTTTCCCCGTCTTTATCCTTTCCTTTTACTGcccaaaaacaaaatgataaacATGAGAAAACACCACAGTAACACCAAGAATGgctttcaaatataaaatgacaCACTCGGTACCTGTTTCTTTTACTTCTTCATCAGAGGATACATTTTcagcatctttctttttttccttttcattatCACTCTCATCATCAATGCTGTCACTTGTTTCTGCTGGTTTCATCACCTCGTCATCTTCACTATCAGAACTACTCCCGAAGACCTCCTTCTGCACTTTTCTCACCGCCTCACTCTCCAGTGACTTGGGTTCTTTTTTGTTCTCCGTTTGCTTCCTCTTCTTCTGAGCAACCGCTTTGCTCTTTTTTCCAACAACCTTTTTCTTACTCTTGTTTGCCATTTCATCACCACTCACCTCCTCCAAGCTGTCcgaactctctctctcctttttcttttcacctttagctttcactttcttttgattttctttGTCTTCATCACTCATCTCCTCCTCACTGTCAGAGCTCTCGCTTCGCTTTGTCTTTCCACCTCTGGCTTTTGCTTGATGATTTTCTTTGTCTTCATCTGAACCACTAGAGCTCATGTGATCATCTTCCTCAATATCTAAAACCTTCCCCTTATTCTTTACCTtatttgtcttcttcttctccctttCCTCTTCTTCAGCACTTTCTGAGCTTGTTTCCTTCTTCCTATTGCTTTTCACATTGCGCTGTTCTTTTACCTTCTTCCTTTGAacctttttattctgtttttcttctacTTGTGCCAAGTCTTTATCACTTTCATCATTTTCCCCTTCTTTAAGCTGTTCCTCATTTGCTACCTTCTCGATGCCAGAGTCTGGAGAATCTGAAACAAATAGGGTGCaagtttcattttaaatttcaatCCAATCACATCACATATTGCCATAAGGCCAGCAAAAAAAACAGCGTGGGCTCTTGTTAGATTCAAATCTATGCTCCtatgttgctttaaccaatcagacgaCAATTTGGTCACTCAGAGGCCCACTAGAAGGCTTAGAAACACACCAGCATTTTCATGTCCtatgattggatggtcagagagtggACCACCGCAACCTGCATCTGTAACAAACTGCACaagttcaaatgtatttatgtgattttaataactgttttttcattccacaatgtcTGACAGAGAAGAATTTTCTCCCGTGcacaatttgcacaaaaacacaaaaccataATGCACGGGAGGaatgcacagaaaaccttttatgaagttaatattgatgcttgtgctagagatgatgtatgcgggcagtaaagctgtggctgcagtgaaaagagacttgttggattgtgttcattgggtttcttgctgtagtaatggcattcattctcactgcatgagatactagtctgtgatgcagcgctctgttatacaaTGTTTCTCTacaatattgatggtttctatagcggTGGCATTGTCATGGCTAATTGAAAACAAAAGCAACAAATTAAGTAAGAAAGTTAAAGCATAAATCAGAAATAATAGGCAGGCTTGTGATGaaaattgttacattttatgGGCAAATCCTCTTCATGCGCCAGTATTATCTTccaataattacattatttttttatttttttttaaatatcaaaagTGGTCTTGGTCTTGGCCTGTCCATGACCTATTAATCATTAGGTTTTTGCACAAAGACCCCTGCTTTCTCACACTTTCACAAAACAGTTGCTCCCACCCAtttctaatttttatttaattatggtCCTGGCCTTGGCCTGTCCATAACCTCCTAGCATAAAGTCACCACAACTGCCTCAATCCAGGCTGTTCCCACCTATCTCTACATTTCTGAAAGTAGCAACAGCATGGTGCAGGCCATGTCCCGTACATGACCTCATAAAATGAACTCACTGCGCGAAAACACCTGCTTCAAATGCTCTTACGCACCGCAATCACTTGTTTTGGATATACTTAATTGCAACAAGatcaaaaagtacaaaagataAAGGTTTAGAGAGTACAGACAGGAAAAAGGACCATAGCACCATAATGATAGTATTAGGAGGTGGATTGGtttaggtaggacaccactgaaggtctaGGTGTGAAATCTACAGCCTGACACTGGGTTACATATACTGCATGTGCATGACCTACTGGAGTCAAACAGTCCATACTCTCTGTCCACGGTCAATCATAGTGACACTAGCTAATCATCTGTGTGTCTCATGCATGTATCAAAAGGAGTGATTCTCCTTCAAATTGTTATACTGCCTTGTAATGCATTATGAGCAGCAATTCACACTTCAGAACTACTGGGTAAAAAGCTCAAACCTGGCAAACAGACCCCAGACAGTTCATGTCTAGATGGTTGCACAAGATGCATCAGATaaacagatcacaatgcatgtccTATGCTTTCTTACACGTGTGAtccaattgtgtttttttttataaatgttaataccAGGTGTAACAAGGGCCAGTAAACGAGGTTCAAATCACCACTTAGATAATATAAACATGATATTGTCACCTGTTGGATCTGTCACAAAACGTAATTTCTTCTTCCTTGACACATCTGCGACTTGTTCTTCTTCCTCATCATATTCCCTTTTACGTTTATTTCGATTGTGTGGTGGCGTCACGCTTATTATTAAAGGTTCATCATCACTGCTGCTGTCCTGTAAAGATGCAAGAGGTCAAATCTTATGACTTAAACAACCGAGAAACGTGAACATCGATCAGAAATCGAGCTGATCCATACCTGCATTTTCAAGAGCTCCTCTTCTACGATTTTCTTCAGCAGCTGTCTGTGTTCTGCAGAGAGCGAATCCCTGCCCACATGCTCCAGATACTTCTTTCGCAGTATGCCAAGTGTCAAAGTACTACACGAGGACAGAGTAGAGCTCAAGGAATCACATTAATAACAGGAAGTAAGATGCATCAATATCTATCCGGGATTTGTAGCATAAAAAGTCAACAAGTTTGCATCGAGCACGCGCTGGTTCCCTCCAAATTCTGCCTACGTCATAAAAATACTGCCAAAGAAGCTTTAATCCAAAAAAGAAAGTCCGCTCACCTGAGATCTGAGCAACTG
Coding sequences within:
- the hirip3 gene encoding HIRA-interacting protein 3; the encoded protein is MVSEAMRSFVFRKLHSCSDLSTLTLGILRKKYLEHVGRDSLSAEHRQLLKKIVEEELLKMQDSSSDDEPLIISVTPPHNRNKRKREYDEEEEQVADVSRKKKLRFVTDPTDSPDSGIEKVANEEQLKEGENDESDKDLAQVEEKQNKKVQRKKVKEQRNVKSNRKKETSSESAEEEEREKKKTNKVKNKGKVLDIEEDDHMSSSGSDEDKENHQAKARGGKTKRSESSDSEEEMSDEDKENQKKVKAKGEKKKERESSDSLEEVSGDEMANKSKKKVVGKKSKAVAQKKRKQTENKKEPKSLESEAVRKVQKEVFGSSSDSEDDEVMKPAETSDSIDDESDNEKEKKKDAENVSSDEEVKETVKGKDKDGEKVNDSDSSSSSLPSLEEDEEAVETKPKQEEKTKKKHMTKKKNSEMSESKAKGGKDDENKAVSRLKRYIGLCGVRRNYKKLLEGCRSVKAKVAVLKKELEELGVEGQPSIEKCKKARMKREEAQELAELDVSNIITTQGRPKRRTAASWPSVKGSSTPISAFKRVVNSDSESEDGNADRGRKRATDWSNLRGIISDDADSN